One segment of Stappia sp. 28M-7 DNA contains the following:
- the prmC gene encoding peptide chain release factor N(5)-glutamine methyltransferase: MSAGPDDRRIGALCREARARLVAAGVETAALDARLLVAAAAGVEPVVPLTDPDRELTDEELARALSHIARRLAGEPVGRILGLREFWGLTFALSCDVLEPRPDTERLVEAVLDWCAGAQGREHPYRFADLGTGSGAIAIALLSELPNAVAVATDMAPGALATARDNAVRNGVGERFLPCLGDFASMLAPGMDFLVSNPPYISLTEESQLSREVRDHDPRAALFAGEDGLDAYRVILPQTRALLGRFAPLFLEIGASQAGAVSEMARSAGLEDIQVFQDLAGQDRVVRAACVAK, from the coding sequence GTGAGCGCAGGTCCGGACGACCGTCGGATCGGCGCGCTCTGCCGCGAGGCGCGGGCGCGCCTTGTGGCGGCGGGCGTGGAGACGGCGGCGCTGGACGCGCGGCTTCTGGTTGCCGCAGCCGCCGGTGTGGAGCCGGTCGTTCCCCTTACCGATCCCGACCGCGAGCTCACAGACGAGGAGCTCGCGCGGGCGCTCAGTCATATCGCCCGGCGGCTGGCTGGCGAGCCGGTCGGCCGCATCCTGGGCCTTCGCGAATTCTGGGGGCTGACCTTCGCCCTGTCGTGCGACGTGCTGGAGCCGCGTCCCGACACCGAGCGCCTGGTGGAGGCGGTCCTCGACTGGTGCGCAGGCGCGCAGGGGCGTGAGCATCCCTACCGGTTCGCGGATCTGGGCACGGGAAGCGGGGCTATCGCCATCGCCCTGCTCAGCGAGCTGCCGAACGCGGTTGCCGTGGCCACGGACATGGCGCCGGGGGCGCTGGCAACGGCCCGCGACAACGCCGTGCGGAACGGCGTCGGCGAGCGGTTCCTGCCGTGTCTGGGAGACTTTGCCTCGATGCTCGCGCCGGGCATGGATTTCCTTGTCTCGAATCCGCCCTATATTTCCCTTACGGAAGAATCTCAGCTCTCCCGAGAGGTGAGGGACCACGATCCCCGCGCTGCCTTGTTTGCCGGCGAAGATGGTCTGGATGCCTACCGGGTGATCCTGCCTCAGACGCGGGCACTGCTTGGACGATTCGCGCCGCTTTTTCTGGAAATCGGTGCATCGCAGGCAGGGGCCGTGTCGGAAATGGCCAGATCGGCCGGTCTTGAGGATATTCAAGTATTTCAAGATCTTGCCGGGCAGGATCGGGTTGTGCGCGCAGCATGTGTTGCAAAATAG
- the prfA gene encoding peptide chain release factor 1: MIPAEKLDALLTRVAELEYRMSQNPDPQTYVRLSRDYAELEPLAARITALRKAEEELAGVEAMLTDPAADAEMRELAELELDDLRERVEALAQEVRIGFLPKDVADDRNVILEVRAGTGGDEAALFAGDLFRMYQRYAQLKGWKVEIVSASEGEVGGFKEVIASVTGDQVFARLKFESGVHRVQRVPETESGGRIHTSAATVAVLPQAEDVDVQINDADLRIDTFRASGAGGQHVNTTDSAVRITHMPTGIVVAVQDERSQHKNKAKALQLLRARIFDEERARLASERTEARRLQVGSGDRSERIRTYNFPQGRVTDHRIGLTLYKLPEVVSGEALDDVIEPLALDHQATLLAAEGL, translated from the coding sequence ATGATCCCGGCGGAAAAACTGGATGCGCTGCTGACGCGCGTCGCCGAACTCGAATACCGGATGAGCCAGAATCCGGACCCGCAGACCTATGTCCGCCTGTCGCGCGACTATGCCGAACTGGAGCCGCTGGCCGCGCGGATCACGGCGCTGCGCAAGGCCGAGGAAGAGCTGGCGGGCGTGGAGGCGATGCTTACCGATCCGGCGGCGGATGCGGAAATGCGCGAGCTTGCCGAGCTCGAGCTGGACGACTTGCGCGAACGCGTCGAGGCGCTGGCGCAGGAGGTCCGCATCGGCTTTCTGCCCAAGGATGTGGCGGACGATCGCAACGTCATCCTCGAGGTGCGGGCTGGAACCGGCGGCGACGAGGCGGCGCTCTTTGCCGGCGATCTTTTCCGCATGTATCAGCGCTATGCGCAGCTGAAAGGCTGGAAGGTCGAGATCGTTTCGGCGAGCGAGGGCGAGGTTGGCGGCTTCAAGGAAGTGATCGCGTCGGTGACCGGCGACCAGGTCTTCGCCCGGCTGAAGTTCGAATCGGGCGTCCACCGGGTGCAGCGCGTGCCGGAGACGGAATCGGGCGGGCGCATCCACACCTCGGCGGCGACGGTGGCGGTGTTGCCGCAGGCCGAGGACGTCGACGTCCAGATCAACGATGCGGATCTGCGCATCGATACGTTCCGCGCCTCGGGCGCCGGCGGCCAGCACGTCAACACCACCGATTCGGCCGTGCGCATCACTCATATGCCGACCGGCATCGTGGTGGCGGTGCAGGACGAGCGCTCGCAGCACAAGAACAAGGCCAAGGCCTTGCAGCTGCTGCGCGCCCGCATCTTCGACGAGGAACGCGCAAGGCTGGCGAGCGAGCGGACCGAGGCGCGCCGGCTGCAGGTGGGGTCGGGCGACCGGTCCGAACGCATCCGCACCTACAACTTTCCGCAAGGCCGGGTGACCGACCATAGGATCGGCCTGACGCTCTACAAGCTCCCCGAGGTGGTCAGCGGCGAGGCGCTGGACGATGTGATCGAGCCGCTGGCGCTCGACCATCAGGCAACCCTGCTGGCGGCGGAAGGACTGTGA
- the ptsP gene encoding phosphoenolpyruvate--protein phosphotransferase, producing MRSTLAGPRVLLRRLREVMAEPINAQERLDKIVVLIAANVVAEVCSVYILRADGVLELYATEGLNRDAVHKTSLKVGEGLVGLIAADARPLNLPNAQAHPAFAYRPETGEEAYNSFLGVPILRAGRTLGVLVVQNQSHRTYFEDEVEALQTTAMVIAEMVAAGELEAIVQQGTKLDLTRPMHFQGVALSDGVGLGHVVLHEPRVVVTNLIAEDAGAELERLERAINRLRISLDDLLNSGDFAQHGEHRDVLEAYRMFAHDRGWIRKIEEAINNGLTAEAAVEKVQSDTRARMLRQTDPYLRERLHDLDDLAHRLIRELMGRQHGPLSESLPQDAVIIARNMGAAELLDYGRDRVRAIALEEGGPTSHVTIVARALGIAAVGLADNLVSLAEAGDPIIVDGESGQVHLRPATDIENAYAEKVRFRARRQAQYRRLRNKPSISRDGVDVSLQLNAGLLVDLPAVAESGASGVGLFRTELQFMVASAFPRMSEQRDYYRQVLDAAGGRPVTFRTLDIGGDKVLPYLRAIQEENPAMGWRAIRFGLDRPGILRTQVRALLHAAAGRDLKLMFPMVTEVAEFHRARGVVEREMKHLRRHGYPVPERLMLGVMIEVPSLLYQLDELFQAVDFVSIGSNDLFQFFSAVDRGNTRVAGRFDTMSPAFLRALKHIVDKAKAYATPVTLCGEIAGRPLEAMALAALGYRSLSMSASALGPVKAMVRTLDVGRLATRLLPRLDEPAAAADIRGFLRAFASDTDVAL from the coding sequence ATGCGGAGCACTCTCGCAGGGCCGCGCGTGCTGTTGCGGCGCCTCCGCGAGGTCATGGCGGAGCCGATCAACGCACAGGAGCGGCTCGACAAGATCGTAGTCCTGATCGCGGCCAACGTGGTGGCCGAGGTCTGCTCGGTCTATATCCTGCGTGCCGATGGCGTCCTCGAGCTCTATGCCACCGAGGGCCTCAACCGCGATGCCGTCCACAAGACCAGCCTGAAGGTCGGCGAAGGCCTTGTCGGCCTCATCGCCGCCGATGCGCGGCCGCTCAACCTGCCGAACGCCCAGGCGCATCCCGCCTTTGCCTATCGCCCGGAAACGGGTGAGGAGGCCTACAACTCCTTCCTCGGCGTGCCGATCCTGCGCGCCGGGCGGACGCTCGGCGTGCTCGTCGTCCAGAACCAGTCGCACCGGACCTATTTCGAGGACGAGGTGGAGGCGCTGCAGACCACGGCGATGGTGATCGCCGAGATGGTCGCCGCCGGCGAGCTGGAAGCCATCGTCCAGCAAGGCACCAAGCTCGACCTGACCCGTCCCATGCATTTCCAGGGCGTTGCCCTGTCCGACGGCGTGGGCCTTGGCCATGTGGTGCTGCACGAGCCGCGCGTCGTGGTCACCAATCTGATCGCCGAGGATGCGGGCGCCGAGCTGGAGCGGCTGGAGCGGGCTATCAACCGGCTGCGGATCTCGCTCGACGATCTGCTGAATTCCGGCGACTTCGCCCAGCACGGCGAGCATCGCGACGTGCTCGAGGCGTACCGGATGTTCGCCCATGACCGGGGCTGGATCCGGAAGATCGAGGAAGCGATCAACAACGGCCTGACCGCAGAGGCGGCGGTGGAGAAGGTGCAGTCGGACACGCGCGCGCGCATGCTGCGCCAGACCGACCCCTATCTGCGCGAGCGTCTGCACGATCTCGACGATCTCGCGCATCGTCTGATCCGCGAGCTCATGGGCCGCCAGCACGGGCCGCTGTCGGAGAGCCTGCCGCAGGACGCGGTGATCATCGCCCGCAACATGGGCGCGGCGGAGCTGCTCGACTACGGCCGCGACCGGGTGCGCGCCATCGCGCTGGAGGAGGGCGGTCCCACCAGCCATGTCACCATCGTCGCGAGGGCCCTGGGCATCGCGGCGGTGGGACTTGCGGACAATCTCGTCAGCCTCGCCGAGGCCGGCGATCCGATCATCGTCGACGGCGAGAGCGGCCAGGTGCATCTGCGGCCGGCAACCGACATCGAGAATGCCTATGCGGAGAAGGTCCGCTTCCGCGCTCGCCGGCAGGCCCAGTACCGGCGGCTGCGCAACAAGCCCTCGATCAGCCGCGACGGGGTGGATGTCTCGCTGCAGCTGAATGCCGGCCTGCTGGTCGACCTGCCGGCGGTTGCCGAATCGGGGGCGAGCGGCGTCGGGCTGTTCCGCACCGAGCTGCAGTTCATGGTCGCCTCCGCCTTTCCGCGGATGAGCGAGCAGCGCGACTATTACCGCCAGGTGCTGGATGCAGCGGGTGGACGGCCCGTGACCTTCCGCACGCTGGATATCGGCGGCGACAAGGTACTGCCTTACCTGCGGGCGATCCAGGAAGAGAACCCGGCCATGGGCTGGCGGGCGATCCGCTTCGGCCTTGATCGTCCGGGGATCCTGCGCACCCAGGTCCGGGCCCTGCTGCATGCCGCTGCCGGGCGCGATCTGAAGCTGATGTTCCCGATGGTGACCGAGGTTGCCGAGTTCCACCGCGCCCGCGGCGTGGTCGAGCGCGAGATGAAGCACCTGCGCCGCCACGGCTATCCGGTTCCCGAGCGGCTGATGCTCGGGGTGATGATCGAGGTGCCTTCGCTCCTCTACCAGCTCGACGAGCTGTTCCAGGCGGTGGACTTCGTCTCGATCGGCTCGAACGATCTGTTCCAGTTCTTCAGTGCCGTCGACCGGGGCAACACCCGGGTTGCGGGCCGCTTTGACACGATGAGCCCTGCTTTCCTGCGGGCGCTGAAGCATATCGTCGACAAGGCCAAGGCCTATGCCACCCCGGTCACGCTGTGCGGCGAGATCGCCGGACGGCCGCTGGAGGCGATGGCGCTCGCGGCGCTGGGCTATCGCAGCCTTTCGATGTCGGCGTCGGCTCTCGGCCCGGTAAAGGCGATGGTCCGCACGCTCGATGTCGGCCGGCTGGCGACGCGCCTGCTGCCGCGTCTCGACGAGCCGGCGGCCGCCGCCGATATCCGTGGCTTCCTGCGCGCCTTTGCGTCCGACACGGACGTTGCCTTGTAG
- a CDS encoding aspartate kinase, whose protein sequence is MARLVLKFGGTSVANLERIRNVARHVKREVDAGHQVAVVVSAMSGETNKLVGLCREASLLHDAREYDAVVSSGEQVTSGLLAIVLQDMGVEARSWQGWQIPLKTDSQHGAARITDIDGGKLIERLEKGQVAVVAGFQGVAPDNRIATLGRGGSDTSAVALAAAIRADRCDIYTDVDGVYTTDPRIVPRARRLERIAFEEMLEMASLGAKVLQVRSVEMAMVHGVRTFVRSSFDDPDAPQLGAGGLPPGTLICDEDEIVEQQVVTGIAFAKDEAQISIRNVADKPGVASAVFGSLADANINVDMIVQNISPDGRTTDITFTVPESDYDRAFSVLRDKKDLIGYQAVEGARDVVKVSVIGIGMRSHAGIAARCFQGLAEKGINIRAITTSEIKISVLIDSAYTELAVRTLHSLYDLDG, encoded by the coding sequence ATGGCCCGTCTGGTTCTCAAGTTCGGCGGCACGTCCGTCGCAAATCTCGAACGCATCCGCAATGTGGCGCGGCATGTGAAACGGGAGGTCGACGCCGGCCATCAGGTGGCGGTCGTCGTCTCCGCCATGTCGGGCGAGACCAACAAGCTGGTCGGCCTGTGCCGCGAGGCCTCCTTGCTGCACGACGCCCGCGAATACGATGCGGTGGTGTCGTCCGGCGAGCAGGTGACGAGCGGCCTTCTGGCCATCGTGCTGCAGGACATGGGCGTCGAGGCCCGGTCCTGGCAGGGCTGGCAGATCCCGCTTAAGACCGATTCCCAGCATGGCGCCGCCCGTATCACGGATATCGACGGCGGCAAGCTGATCGAGCGGCTGGAAAAGGGTCAGGTGGCCGTGGTCGCCGGTTTCCAGGGCGTTGCCCCGGACAACCGCATCGCGACGCTCGGGCGCGGCGGCTCCGACACCAGCGCGGTTGCGCTGGCCGCGGCCATCCGTGCCGACCGCTGCGACATCTACACCGATGTCGACGGCGTCTACACCACCGATCCGCGCATCGTGCCCCGTGCACGCCGCCTGGAGCGCATCGCCTTCGAGGAAATGCTCGAAATGGCGTCGCTCGGCGCAAAGGTGCTGCAGGTGCGCTCGGTCGAGATGGCCATGGTACACGGAGTACGCACCTTCGTGCGCTCCAGCTTCGACGACCCGGATGCGCCGCAGCTCGGCGCGGGCGGCCTGCCCCCGGGAACACTCATCTGCGACGAGGACGAGATCGTGGAACAGCAAGTCGTAACCGGCATCGCCTTCGCGAAGGACGAGGCGCAGATTTCCATCCGCAACGTGGCCGACAAGCCCGGCGTCGCCAGTGCCGTGTTCGGCTCGCTGGCCGATGCCAACATCAATGTCGACATGATCGTCCAGAACATCTCGCCGGACGGGCGCACCACCGACATCACCTTCACGGTGCCGGAAAGCGACTACGACCGCGCGTTTTCGGTGCTGCGCGACAAGAAGGACCTGATCGGCTACCAGGCGGTCGAGGGCGCGCGCGACGTGGTCAAGGTGTCGGTGATCGGCATCGGCATGCGCTCGCATGCGGGCATCGCCGCGCGCTGTTTCCAGGGCCTTGCCGAGAAGGGAATCAACATCCGCGCCATCACGACGTCGGAGATCAAGATCTCGGTTCTCATCGATTCCGCCTATACCGAGCTTGCGGTGCGGACTCTCCATTCGCTATACGATCTGGACGGGTAA
- the ubiG gene encoding bifunctional 2-polyprenyl-6-hydroxyphenol methylase/3-demethylubiquinol 3-O-methyltransferase UbiG: protein MSAAETVAGGSGTTIDDAEVARFSAMAAEWWDPAGKFRPLHKFNPVRLAYIKRQVCAHFGRDEKAPDAFAGLRLLDIGCGGGLLSEPMARLGAQVTGADASATNIEVAKIHAASSGLAIDYRATTAEALAAAGEQFDVVLNMEVVEHVADVQLYLDACAQLVKPGGLMFVATINRTLKAYALAIIGAEVVLRWLPRGTHTYEKLVRPQELLEPLAAAGLQEMERCGVSFDPLRDRWQETSDTDVNYMMLFSRPA from the coding sequence ATGAGCGCCGCAGAAACCGTCGCCGGCGGATCCGGCACCACGATCGATGATGCCGAGGTCGCCCGTTTCTCGGCCATGGCCGCCGAATGGTGGGATCCGGCAGGCAAGTTCCGCCCGCTGCACAAGTTCAATCCGGTGCGCCTTGCCTATATCAAGCGCCAGGTCTGCGCCCATTTTGGCCGCGACGAAAAGGCGCCGGATGCCTTTGCCGGACTGCGCCTGCTCGATATCGGCTGCGGCGGCGGCCTGCTCAGCGAGCCGATGGCCCGTCTCGGCGCGCAGGTGACCGGGGCCGACGCCTCGGCCACCAATATCGAGGTGGCAAAGATCCACGCCGCGAGCTCCGGCCTTGCCATCGACTACCGCGCCACCACGGCGGAAGCTCTGGCGGCGGCAGGCGAGCAATTCGATGTCGTCCTCAACATGGAAGTGGTCGAGCACGTCGCCGACGTGCAGCTCTACCTCGACGCCTGTGCGCAGCTGGTGAAGCCGGGCGGGCTGATGTTCGTCGCCACGATCAACCGCACGCTGAAGGCCTACGCCCTGGCGATCATCGGCGCGGAAGTCGTCCTGCGCTGGCTGCCGCGCGGCACCCACACCTACGAGAAGCTGGTGCGCCCGCAGGAACTGCTGGAGCCGCTGGCGGCGGCCGGCCTGCAGGAGATGGAGCGTTGCGGCGTCTCCTTCGATCCCCTGCGCGACCGCTGGCAGGAAACATCGGACACCGACGTCAACTACATGATGCTCTTCTCGCGGCCGGCCTGA